In the Trichoderma atroviride chromosome 4, complete sequence genome, gccaaaaaataaaaacatacaacagccggtgttcgctgatggtcacccactcaactactaatctgccggttaatggcttgtctatgggggagcagacgggaccccgaattttccattacctatggtcgtatgtgcttgGAAAGCGGCGGATTGTGGATTATAACAGAAGTTGGCATCTAGTATCGCGGAACTACCTCTCCGAGTTCAAATGCAAAATGAAAGacatgtaaaaaaaagtattatcTCAGCTAGTACTCAAATAAACATCTGCTATCTTTTAAAATTGATTTCATTTTATTTACTTCGAAATTGCGCTCGCAGTGTTTTGTTGGCGACATGTAATCTTGAAACTAATCGTTGGTGTTTTGTAAACACCATGTCAAGTCAGCCTCTGTTATTCACACCTTTGCGATACGTGTCCGGCGCTAAGACCAATCCTGCCAAAACAGCTTCGTGGTATATGACTAGAAAGAACatgtgaagaaggagagaattATAAGGAATTGGAACTAATTCTGAGCGGGCGGTTGAAGGTAACTCACAGCCTTGCCAAGTCCATTCCCAACATCAATGTCTGCCTTGCTGCCTGCGCGCGTGCATTTTCGCCTCCCTCTCATCGCAATAACCAATTGGGAGTTTCCACGTTACAGGCCGGCAAGGATTCATCAGGCTGCCCGCAGATAGGCCCCCACGTTGGGGCATTATTATTCGCATGCGAAATCGCCTTGTAATTGAGGGGTCAAAAAGAGGAATTTAATTTTAGTTCATCTCAAGTATAACTGCATTCTCGTGCAACTTCACGGGGCAGACTTGATTGTCGAGAGATTCGCCAGCTGAGGGAATTATAAGACCAGGCTGCTAGACATACATGGCGAGGATCTAGTTAAACAATCTCTTTCCCTCTACAGCCGGGATGCATAGCCGAATGCTCTGCTACGATAGAATGCTCCACAATCTAAGAAGCCTTAGAAGAGGAGTTTTTGATCTTTTCATCAACTTCTACAAGCTTGCGACCACAGTTCACGGTGCCGCTTGGACAGCAGCTAATAAGCCTATCAACCTCTTCCTAAACGAAGCAGACCCGGACATACGCAATGTCCAAACCAAGGTTTGGAGAGACAATATGGTATCACAGCTAAACACTATTCTTATTACTGTACGTTGGTAATCCAGCCGAATCCCAAAGCAATGCTGAGGTCGACCTAATAGACTTCACTTATTAGCAGTGTCGTTGTAAGCTCCCTAAGCTGGGCAGACTTTGGTAGCGATAACGAGGGAGAGATCACTGTAGTCAAATCGCTCTGGTATGGTAGCCTTGTACTCTCAATTACCGCGATTGCATCAGCGTCTCAGCAATTGGTTTGCTTGAACCGACTCAGCACTTATATAGATGGGTTAAGCCTCTTACGAAAGTTGTTAAGTGGAACTGAAGATGTGACGGCGGGGACTGTTACTCCAGGCCGTAGTCTTCGCGTTGAACAAGCGTACCTCTGGCAGATTCCCGTTATGCTTATGAATGGGGGGGCTCTATGTCTTCACGATTGGATTGTGCGTTTTTGTCATTGACAAGGCACAGCGATTACTGCAGCAACAGTATCTGAAAGGAGTCGAGGTATTTTTCTTGCACCATTAACTCTTCATTCTGGCTAATATGCATAGATGATGGTTTTGTTCGCCATCATTCTTTTGTTCGGCTTGTTCAACTACGCAGTCAGCTCAGTTGCACTATATCTCTGGATTGACCGATGCACGCCTCCTTAGCGACAGGCTCCAAGGGCTGGCTTAGCTTTTGACGAGGCCACGTCGTTATTTAAGATGCATTGCTACCTAATATCACCCGAAATTGTACATTCTACAAAGACGAGCATCGATTGCTTGCGCTGTTGTTGCGGTGCGGCCATGTTTGCAGTGAGTGACAACGAGGTATTCTAGAATAGAGTATTATTTTCTATCAAGGACACAACTAAACTGCCATAAATATGTTTCCATTTTAACAATCTCAATTTTATACATTTCTTATTACCAAAAACTTTCACCATCGCAAAGACATAAGATTTGCTTGCAGCTACTGCGCTGGCCCCTCAATCCTTCATTCTCGCTACACAAGGCTACATGCACATACAAATGCTCAGGCTTCCCCCTCTACCGACCCCAATCTTGCTATTGCACCCTCCATCTTAGCACAACACCCCCAAAAATTAAAAACCATGCGCTTCAGGCAGTCAAAATCGGCCCCTCAGCAGCGAGCTGTTTTTGTCATCTCTTGGGGCCGAACCGCCACAAGTTCCTCGAGCTTCCACAAATGTCTGCTGGTCGCAAACGAAGCAGACGAGACCGTTTCACTCACCACGACCGGTACCTATTTCGATTGGGGCTCAATCGTGGATAAGCAAAAAGTAACGAAAAACAACCCGCCACGCGTAAAGGCGTTTGACTTTGAAAAGGGCGAAAAGTTTGCCCCCTCGTATGTGTTCAAGGGCATGACAGTCTGGTCAGATAGAAAGATTGCCAAATTCAGTAGGCatttaatattcttttgTGATTTATGGTGACTGAGGCTTACCTATTTAGTGACCAAAATAGGCAGTCACTACGATGTAGTCTATAATAACTGTCGTGATGTGACGGAGATGACAGCAGCTACCGTACTGGGCCAACATGACGAGGATAAACTtgaagaaaagataaaaaactATGGCACTTGGCCCTCTGTTTTGGCTGCAGCTACTATGCCCTTTAGCCCGGGATACAGGGTTCCGAGTTGAGTTGGCGATTCTTAGAAGAGGGCATACAGCACCTATGATCTAtccaagatgaagcaatAAAATGCGCCATTCACTCGGGCGTCTACAATAGTCATTGCAACGAAGTGCTAGAGCCAATTTCCCTTGTATCTTGCGGGGTGAGGGAAACGAGCCGCTCCTCCAAGTCACCACGCCTTCATAACAGTCCTCCATCACGGTCTCCTCAACCATGTCATAACGCAGGATCAAGATCATatgcctttgcttcttttctcaaGTCAAGAAGTAAGAAATGTGTATTTCATCATGATAATTTTTGCAACAGAGTGTAATAAAATCTCTCACGTATGTAAATCTCTAGCAGTTGCAATCTCATAGTACCTACGACACATAGGTAACTTAGGCCCGCGGCTTGCATTACAGAATCTGCAACCACGAACAAGCCAGGCCACTTCTATCGTAAGATGTGCTATCATGATTGGGGTTGCCTCCCAATAATTCCTCGCCTCCATATAAGCCTCTTAAACCATTTTCTCAAATGAATTCATCTGAGGCCGCCGAACACAGTGCAAATAAAGGCCCTCTTCAATTAACTGCCCTTGCTTTATTTGGACCAGGATCGTTTGCAGATAGGAATCACAGCTCATCAAACACCTATCGGCCAGAATCGCTTGGCGAAGCCCCAATTAGGAGGGCTATGTAATGAAAAGCGTCccttcttttgccttgtgGCGGATGACGAAGGGAATCTACTAGACACGTTAAGAGCTTGTAACTCCGCATATGAGGGCGAAGCTCCAGGACCTCTGATAGCTCGTTGGATGTCCTAGTTCTTCGATAATTATACTTCCAGGATCATTATGAACAGAGCATTCACGTCAGCAGCTTTCCTGGCTGTAGATTCCTGGATGAGCGGAGATGGGAGCAAGTCTGGTTCTCTACAAGTCACTTACGAGGCGGGAATAGAGACTGAAGTCCCCTAAGTTCCAAAAGGGGAACCATCTTGATTTCGGTGTTACTCGGGTTGCAGTTATTCTCTCTCCTTGAACTATCGTTATATTGCGCGTGGTCCCTCCCTGGGCGAATCAGTTGGATGCATTTGCCATGATACGTCTAGGTACTTCATTAGCTAACGACCTACCGTTCTTGATGGCTCAAGATTCTGA is a window encoding:
- a CDS encoding uncharacterized protein (EggNog:ENOG41) — translated: MRFRQSKSAPQQRAVFVISWGRTATSSSSFHKCLLVANEADETVSLTTTGTYFDWGSIVDKQKVTKNNPPRVKAFDFEKGEKFAPSYVFKGMTVWSDRKIAKFSRHLIFFCDLW
- a CDS encoding uncharacterized protein (EggNog:ENOG41~TransMembrane:2 (i75-93o113-134i)); its protein translation is MHSRMLCYDRMLHNLRSLRRGVFDLFINFYKLATTVHGAAWTAANKPINLFLNEADPDIRNVQTKVWRDNMVSQLNTILITTSLISSVVVSSLSWADFGSDNEGEITVVKSLWYGSLVLSITAIASASQQLVCLNRLSTYIDGLSLLRKLLSGTEDVTAGTVTPGRSLRVEQAYLWQIPVMLMNGGALCLHDWIVRFCH